In the genome of Drosophila kikkawai strain 14028-0561.14 chromosome 2R, DkikHiC1v2, whole genome shotgun sequence, the window taaaaataaatctgtaatatttaaataatattttttataataattttagactataaaaagaaaagttaaaagagtttttatacctttaaaaatatttttatatttacagggtataaaataatttcaaacccctttaaaaatcTCTCCTGCTCTCctctgattttattttttatcgcCTTTTACGTGCTCGAAGCCATTCAGAGGCCAAGGTCGCGGCATCCAACCAATCGTTAGTCATTATCCCGTCACTGAATCGTATTCCCAAAAATGTATGCAGCTGAATTACGTAATGCgtgattaattttaaactgaaAGGAGCTAAGGAGCACAGCTGCTCTACAGGTTTTATCTTCTGATTTAACCCGgttctttctctctttttttgtattaaataataataatattatattatttctttacaGCATGGCGTGGCCGTGGAAGTGGTGCGCGTTCTGCCCGATAGCCCAGCTCCGGGATTAAACAATATCTTTTGCAATTGCGATGAGAACAATCCCGCTGATATGGTGAGTAAATGCAGGAGAAGATCTCCTTGGGTTCCTGAACTAATAAAGATATATCCCTTTATCCCCACAGCTCATCACCTTTGACTGCGATGCCATGCCGGTGCTGCAGGTCAAGACTTTCCGCCAAAAGGCCGGCAAGGTGGAGACCTCCCATTACAAGGTCACCGTGTCCAGGTTCCGGGCTCGCATGGCCATACCCATGAACTATAATACCCTGAAGGGCGAGATGCGTGTAGAGGGTTATCCAGATGTGAGTAAACCAGTTaagttttatgtattttatttatttatattttaattttcttaggTTCGCATTGCCATGAACAGCGTGGGCGCCATCAAGGCCATGGATCAGGATGAACAGCAGCTGCAGACGGTGATCAGCGATATCCTGACGACGGCTTTGCGTGATACCATCTATCCGGTGGACTTCTCCATCTACTCGACCTGCCCGCGGGCCGAAGTGGAGCCCCTGGATCTACCTGTAATCTATCCCGTCCACTATGACTCGCTGGCGGTGAGCGTCGGGGGAGCAGTGAGAAGACTGTCGGCTCcttctgttgttgtttatgttgCTCTCTGTTCTTTGTGCTCCTCTTGTGTCCTTTCTGTACACTAGTCATTGCAAAGAAAATCACACAGAAATTCATCGGAGACTCTCTGTATAAAAAGCAAGACAAACAGACACTTCTCATTGCTCTCGACCTTCGCCTCCACCTTCTACCCTGTGTTTATGGAATTCGCCTTTtcaatctctctctctcagaacTCAGTACTCCAACAACAGTCGCATTTCCTTTGTATCCCCGTGAGAATCCCGTCCTTGATCGTCCTGTCCTGAAAGTAAAAAGAACTCTCTTTGCTCTCTCTCTTATTTCAGGGCAACCAATACtttcaatattattacaatttcTAAGTGACTGTCTCTCGCATTAGTTCGTTTCCCCGATTAAAAGGCGAATTTCATGAGCCCCCCCTCAATCTGACTTTTGTCTCAATCTCTGACCCCTCCCCgactctgtctctctctctctcttctctgTCACTCATTGCATGATGGTTGTCCTCCTCCAACCCACACAGCACAATATGGAGCATCATCTGAGCGGCGTGGGGCTAAGGGACTCCCAGCACATGGTCTCTGGCCGCCGGCTTCTTGTAAAGATTGTCAAGGGCGAAGGCCTAAGGGATGCCCACGATCCCTATGTTGTCATCGAGATGGATGAGCCGGCCCAAAAGAACCAGACGGGCACCCAGCGCGGCACCAAGCCCTACTGGGATGAGCACTTCCTCTTGTAAGTTATGGAGAAATCAAAGAATTGCCTCTATCTTCATTAATTCCCTTGCTTTCCACAGCGAACTCTCCCCCCAATCTGCCGAGATCCTTTTCGAGGTTTATGACCATCCGGTTATAGCCTCTGATCCGCCCAAATTCCTGGGTCTCGGCCTGGTTGGCATCGATGAGCTGGCCGTGGGTCCTGCCTCCACGCAACTTCTGCAGCTGCAGCCACGTCCTTATGAGACGCAGCCTGTTTCCGGGGCCATCACCGTGGACTTTGTGTTCATCGAGGGTGCCGAGATCCCGGCTGGAGTTCGCCCGCAGCGCCTGAAGGAGGCGTTGCGCCTCAGCACGCCAGCCATCAATGAGCACATCCGAAATGGAGCCGATCTGGCGGATGCGGCTGTAAGAGCTCTACAGGATGGAGCGCTCTCGAGCACTGGCAGCGGTGGACAGCCCAGCAAGAGCACTTTGATCATACACAGTGTGCAGCGGGTGAGTGGTTAAGGTTAAGGAAATAGAGAAATATatgaatacatatttttaataatttttcgtagtatttcttttatatatttgtttgtttattactTATTAAAGTCAACGATAGTTGAAAaaatgtgtctaaaagtaggctattttatatttcaaagcttttattatgttttatagcatacttttgaacacaattttaattgattgcaAATCTCTTttgacaaaaatataatttttaacttttaaaagatatattttaatattttgtatacaaCCCACAACTCTCCCTACATTTCGTACACCCCCTTACCCCCATTTTCTctattgttttataatttctatcGTTTCTATTTTCGTTTAATTTCATACCATTTCCGTCTCCGATCCCGAACCAGAATTCGACCGGCCCGAATGCATTTAAGGTAATCTCCCCCACTATACCTGGACATCTCTCGCTCTCCTCGagctttctttattttatttatgagttATCTGAGTTACTGCGTCTCTAATCCCGCCGCCCAATCATGATGGTTCCCTTGATCATGAACAGGCTAAAGAATAAGTAGTGTCTAAGCCAAGTTAATAACCAAAACTGTTTCTTGTTCTGTTTTGCTCCGCCTAACccccaacaaaaaaacaaaaacaaaatgcgcTTCTCTAACcgaaaaacaaatacaatgcGACCTCAGGTCGAGGTCAACAAGGAGGGCCAGATCGAGGTGGTCCAGTCGCCGACCGAGCTGGATCAGACAGTGGCCCAGGCCTTTGAGCGGGCTGCCAACGAGGCCCAGGCCGAGCTTGAGCTGGAGAAGGCCAAGCTGGAGTTGGAGCCCGGTCAGGGTGACATACTCAACGACTCAGGTAATGGTACCGTCAACGAGGACAGCGTCGCGGAGGTGAGTACACACGCTGAGTTTTATGTTCAAGGCATGGCATGGACTTTTGAGTTATTATCTCTAGAGAGGAGTCCCTTATTAACATATCCTGTGAATTATAGTATGGCCAGCCCAATGCCGCCTCATCGCCCAATGGCAGTGGCTATGGACACAACAACTACAGCctcaatggcaatggcaactcGGGAGGAGCCGGAGGAGGCTACAACAGCCTGCCCAGGAATGGAGCTGCCTTGCATCAGCAGATGGGTCACCACAATGCCGGCTTGATACTCGACGGACAGGACGTGGTGGATGCGGACCGTGGAAGGAGCAAAAAACGTAATTTCTTTGGCACCCTGAAGAAGCGGCTAAGCCGCTCCAAGACACGTACCCTCTCGGCCGATCAgcccaataataataaaaatagcagTCATAAGTCACTATCAGCCACCAACTCGAATACAGCGACCACAGCCACCGGATATCCCCGAAACGCCACCGGAACCCTCAATGGTGATTCTTCCCGTTCATTATCTGTCGATCGTGCCACTACTCTGTCCAAAAGCAATTCACTTGGTAATTACCGCCCCCGTATCACTGAGCTCCCCCCTCGCCATGTTGTCCAcgttttttaatcaaatttttgtGAGCCCAGCTTAACGCACTCTTTCTCCCTCTTAACGGACAAAAAACGATCTCCTGCTAATTCCGCTTAAAGCCATCATCATGCGCCATTGGGACATATTCATCACATAATAATATCACATTAGAGATCATTATCATAACAAGTCTCGTATATGCTTTTAAGTATTAAAAGCGGCTTTGCACTTTtgcttttcttgtattttaaggctttaaaattacttactttattttttaaaatatttattactaaCTTCTGTAGAGAACTTCCTATACTTTATTCATTAATTCTTATTTTCTACAATATATCTTGTATCGTGAGGAATAAGAATGCCACATAAATCGCTTGGGTTTTAAAAACCACTAAAAAAgctgtctaaaagtatgctattaTGTGCTACTTATTCTAATttaaactgaatttaatatttataattatttaaagcattCTTTTGagcttattatttaaataattaaaaaccgaAGCGTTTTCTGTGGCACCCCTGTATTTACTTAACTTTTCCCAATTTCTacaatattttaactttattttttaacattataTTAATGAATTGCTTAAGTAAAgcataaaatattctttaaacaTGGATATAATGTATACTTCcataaaaaagttttgccaatttgttttcttatatataaaaaagtaaatatcctttttaaaaatctacTTATTTCATTTCAACCTAAACTTAATTATTAGGTGTATTTAGCTTTTCACCCTAAATGTATTACTAAGGACTTGAGCTTATTGTACTTCCTGAAGCTTGATCTTAAtctgtatcttgtatctgttTCTACATATATCTGTACCTGTATCTATATCTGTTGTTCGTTTTATCTTCTCTTCCCCCTAACACACTCTTGTATCCATCAAATGCCTAACTTGAACTGTGACCCACGACACGAATCTGTATGTATTCCATGGTTCCCATacacactgaaaaaaaaaatacaatcaaAAAACTCTtttacaaaaaacaacaacaattccAAAAACACATTTgcattattttgaatatatattatatattttgtatatatctggctttatttttggatttttggtaATTTGAACGGCCTTTTATtatgtattaaatataaatttacatttattttaattattatctCACTTACACTTTCcatattcttttctttttcgtttacTTTCATatatgcaaaaaacaaaaaaaaaatatgatttcgaTGGGTCTAACTGGGTGCTTGGTTCGTGTGCCACTcttacactaaaaaaaaaaaacaaaacaataaaaaaacgCAGGACCCCGCATGGGCATTGGTCACTCCATCACCGACCACTCACGCCGCTCCTCAATTTCAGAATCCTCGGCCATCTCAGGTTTCTCCTCGGCCAGCAATAAGACCTATGTGCACGAGGCCTCCACCTTAGTGCTGGAGACGGTGGAGAATGGCATCAAGCGGTGAGTTAaaccatttatttatagatttctttattaatgtaaataatatattgtttttgAAGTCACTTTATTGTGCCGCTGGCCATTGCCCAGAGACCGCGCTGGCGTCGCAAGGGAACCAAGCTGCACATCTACAACGATCACACCTTCATCGCCAAGCATTTGAGCgggtaataataattataataattatttaataataataaaaaaattattaataatatttataatatatattgattATTAGAAGCGGCCTGCAGTGCTCCATCTGCATGAAGTCCATACCCCGTAGGCCCGGCAAGCAGGGCTACGAGTGCCGCGACTGCCAGCTGATCTGTCACAAGCAGTGTCACATACGGGCGCCCCAGGCGTGTCCCAATCCCACGGTGCTCTCCATGGAACTGTAAGTAGCCACCGGAAACCCCAGATCGAAGGCTTTAATAGTGattaagatgcgtaacgcgcTCGAAAGCTTTTTCTCTCaaaagagagagtgagagagctTTTGAGTGGCGTTATGCATCTTGTAGCTTATACTGTCTTTGCGTAGGTCCTAAAAGCTTCCCTTAAATCCCTACCTGCTAAGTAAAATCCCCTTGATACTAATTTAttgatttcgttttatttttctctttccacacacacacaaaacacacgcacaccctacctatacacacacaccaaaTAGAACGTCATTTCCGGTACTCACAGAGAGAGATCTGAACTTAGTTAACTAAAAGCCTTAtacattttcttcttattttgtaATCAAAATCGCCTTGAGTCCGCCAAATGCAGTTTGATATATTTACCAAAAGAgcaaatttttgatttatctTTCGAAAAAGTGGGACTTCTCGCTTTGTTCTCTTGGCTTTTGCTAAAGCATCCATCCTTTATCCATTTATCAATCCGCTTTGTTGCcattttttgtgtatatattttctgtctGGGCACTAATTAGAGCTCTTTTCTCACCGCATTAAACTCACCAAAAAACACACTTGATGGACACAGGATGACCACTGAGGGGTAGTGTCGAGGTCTCAGCgaacacaacaacaaccaaccaaccagcCACCAAAGCACGTTTTTAGTCCATTAAGAAAAGAACCATTCTAAAGACAATAGCTCTCCCAGCACACAGTTCTACTTCGATCAGGGTTTCCCTCTTAGATTCTCTCACGTTCGAGGTTCAAGCGTTTCTCAGTTGAGCGTTTTGGCAACTGGGAAATCGGGGTAAGCCACGCACGCGCATGAAGTTCCTTcgttttctgctgctgccgatCCACTGTGTTGTGTACTAAATTAACACTATTAAAACAAAGGCAATTTAAGCAATAAATGTCTTTTATTAGCCTACGCTTAAAGCCGTTTCGACACTAAATACCCCTTTTTGTTGCGttttttattcataaaaatttggcctaaaaaaaagagtttgaagcttgttttgatattttatattgtttactttccctataaaaaatacttaaatattaataaatttcttaaatttatttccacAGAACCAAACTTAGCTCGGCGGCGGCAGATCGCAGCATACGAAAACTGTGAGGGGAATCCAGCTTAATTCTGCCCCCCCCGAAAACCGAGAAACCATAATCGAAATACTACTCTTAGTTAGAGATCAGATGGATCTGTCTTCTGCTGCGGAAAACCCCAATACCCGATACCCGAAACACCacgttatttatttatacacacacacacccacaacacgaacacacacaccatgTGCAATATGTTCtttggtttcgtttttttaaCCACATTTTCTCTGTGTCAACGTGCTGGAGCccattgatatttttttgtattttctacAAAACACGAATAATAAttgtacaaaaataaaagtgaattagaggttttttaaatgaataacaAGTGTTTATAATGTGCAAATCCTAAGAAGGATACCTAACATAGCCAGTGCCCAAGGTGACATAAGGACTAGGAATATTTTTAGTCTGTGGTTCGGGCTCATAAGCCAGATTTTCATTTGAAGAACTTTCTGAACCGGAGGATGGCGTTGGAGGCTCAGAAATATAATCCTGCTCCGGCGGAGCTTCCTCCTCGACTGGACACTCCTTGGTTAGTATGTCTATGGTAAGTACACCGTTCGGTGGATAGTTTCCTGGGACGGTTATAGAGACAGGGGGGCCAGGAACAGGGATCTCAATATCCACCGATTTAAATAGAATGTCTGGGAGGGTAACCTtgattttggccatttttcgcAGCTTCCGAAAGGATACAAAGCTCAAAGAAAGCAGCGCAACCATTAAAATTATAACCGCAACAACCTGAATTAAGCTCAGACCCGTTGCTTTCTGCTCGTCCTTCTGAACACTTGGAAACCGTGTACCTACAAAACTCATGCCGCCACTCGGTTTATCCTTGTATGAGGCTGCCACAGCCATATTGGAAAGGAGCTTCGATTGGTTGAATTGGAACAAAAGTTGGGATCTTTCTAACATCTCAATTTGAATGGATTTTTGATCGTCACAGATCTGGTAACGGATTGTGGAACCCGAGCACCAGGAGATGGCATAGCCAATGAGACCTTGCTGTTCCTGGGGAGCCTGCCAGGTCAGGGTGTAGTTGTCGTCGTGGTACCTCAACCCACGTATCTGAAGTGACTCGGAGTTGGCCAGAAGGGGCACCTCGAACACATTGCTAGTATTCGAGGTTCCCACAGAGTTTTGGCTCCAAACGTATATGACACCAGAGATTGTGGGGTCCCAGTCGCTGAAGAGGGCGCAATTGCTGTCGATGAATGACGGATTCTTGCTGAAAGCAGAAATGTAAATGAAACCCCTTTTAAAGACATAGATCTCCAGACTTACCCAGTGCCCGTGGCCGCGGCGTACGTAAAGTCGGGTCCGTTGAGCTCCAGCTCGTCCAGCTGCCGCCAGAAGACATACAGCTCCTTCTTTTCCGGATCGTGGTAGAATCCGTTGGTAAGAAACACCGGCGGCCGAGCGGGAATATCGGCTACGCTTGTAACTTCCCTGGACTCGAACTCAGTTGACCAGGGTGCGCCCGTGACATTATACCGACGGCGAAATCGGAATATGTATCCCTGGTTGGCATAGGGCAGCTTGGGAAAGCAGAGGTCCTGACCAAACATGGGAGTGACGCGTCTTTCGGTATAAAGGGGTTTGATCTTGGGGTTGCTGCAGAATATCTCCACTCTCCAATTCTGTGAGAGCGCCACAGGAGCGAGGTGATCCGTGTGCGCCCATTTGAGGCAGATCCTTGAGCTGCTCTGACTAAATTTTGGCTGAGTCATTGGCCACTCTGGCACCGTCATTTCCCTGAGGGTCATGGGAAACACCTTCGACTGGTTATGTCCCTCGTATTCCATAGAAAGTTGGATCTGGTAGTTGGGCCCATAGTTGTCAGAGTCTCTGGGAATAAAAAGGCCTGGGCAATCAATCCAACTGGAGAAGTGAGCGCCTTTAAAGCACGGGATGCTTGGGAGGTCAGCGATGCTCAGCGAGTAGGTCTTCTTCGTTATGCTAGCGGCTAGTCCCAACTCTTTAAAAAAGCAAGACGCCTCTTTGTCGGTGGCAGTTTTACGGCAATAAAAGCTCGTCACATTCAGGGTCGGAACCACATTCACGTAGATCTCTCCCAGGTAATCCTCACCAGACATGCAGTAAATTCTAATGTACTGCCTGGGCTGGTCGACCTCCACTCGGTGCTTTATGGTGTACTCGTCGACGGGTGTGCTTGCCACCTGATGCTCCAAATGGCTCGGCTTGAGGTACATGTTCTGCAATTGAACAGTGGAGTTGTTGCACATGCAAAACACCTCGAATGACTCGCCAACGAACACAGCTTGCGGTTCGCTCCACATGTCACCATTGCACCATTTCACCATCGTTGCGTGACTCCGGATGGTCAAGTGAAGCGCGAGGAGCAATAGAACCGTCGGCTTTGCTCTCCAGCTCATGACTGACCAGCCACAGACGGTTGGACTTAAAAATGAATTCCCCCTTTGGAACACAGAAACTGCAATGTTGCGGGATGCTGATAGGAACGCACTTATCAGCTGAATATTacaccatttttttttttttttaactacgACTTGAAAACCAAACCGCCTTAGTGGTGGTAGAATTACTTTCAAACCAGAGGATTGCTTCCGCTGCGGGCAAACTGAATTCGTCGACTGTTTTgagtatttaatttgaaataatttgaGCTCAGCTTATAAACAGCGATCTACACCGAATTTGCTCGGCGCTTGGGGCTCAAATAACTACTATCGCGCGGCAAATTGAAAAGCCACTAACCTTTGCCCTTTGAAGATAGCTTATCGCAGAATGTGAAAGAAAGCTTTTATTGGTGGGCGATTAGCGAGTCATTTACATATTATGCTAAAAAGCTTCATTAGATttgacttaaaatattaaatttaaattgaaatggcTAATGCAATATATATTCCTAAGCGGGAGACATTACATATCCCCTTCCTGCGGTAACATGAGGACCAAGCCTTTGTTCGGTCTCTGGTTGGGTCTCAATAGCCAGATCCTCCCTCGCACAAGTTGCTGAATCAGAGGCTGGTGTTACgggtttaaaataataatccaGATTAGGAAGAACCTCAACTTCTTCATCGACTACAGTTTCCTTAGTCAGTATGTCTGTGGTAAGCACGCCCTTCGGTGAAAAGTTACCCGGGACGGCGATGAAGACCGGAGACGCAGGAAAAGGGATTTCAATACCCACcgatttaaagaaaaaatctgGGAGGGTAACCGTAATTTTGGCCATATTCCGCAGCTTTCGAAAGGATACAAAGCTCAAGGAAAGCAGCGCGACCATTAAAAGTATAACCGCAATAACCTGAATTAAGCTCAGTCCAGTGGTCTTGCTCTCTTCCTTGCGAACACTTGGAAACCTTGGGCCAATCCAACTCATGCCGCCACTTGGTTTGTCCTTGTAAGAGGCTGAAACAGCCATATTGGACACGAGCATCGATTATTTGAAACGAAACAAAAGCTGGGACTCTTCTACCATCTCGATCTTAATGGAGTCTTGTTCGTCGCAGATCTGATATCGGTTTGAGGAACCCAAGCACCAAGAAATGTTGTAACCAGTGAGACATTGCAGATCCGGTGGAGCCTGTCAGGTCAGGGTGTAGTTGTTGTCGTAGTACCTCAACCCACGTATCTGAAGTGACTCGGAGTTGGTCAGAAGGGGCACCTCCAACCGAGTGGTAGCTGTCGAGTTTCCCATGGAGTTCTGGCTCCAAACGTATATGATACCAGGGATTGTGGGGTCCCAGTCGCTGAAAAGGGCGCAGTTGCTGTCGATGGATGAAGGATTCTTCctgggaaaatgggaaataggATAACCTACGGTGCATAGAGGTCCGATCCAGGCTTACCCAGTGCCCGTGGCAGCGGCATAAGTAAAGTTGGGTCCGTTTAGCTCCAGCTCGTCAAGCTGGCGCCAGAAGACGAAGAGATGGTTCTTCTTCGCATCGTGGTAAAATCCGTTGGGAAGTATCTCCGGTGCCCGAGCGGGAATGGAGGACATGCTTCTAATTTTCTTGGACTTGAAAGCAGAGGACCAGGGAAAGTGCGTGATATTATATCGACGCCTAAACCGAAAGGTATAGACCTGGTCAGCATAGGGCAGTTTGGGGAGACATATCATTGAAGTGTTCTCGAGAAATATGAAAAGTTCCTCAACCAGAACCTTGATCTTTGGATTTTGGGGCCGAATCTCAGCTCTCAAAATTTGTCGAAGCCTCGTATTATCATCCGTATTAACCGTGAGCGTCCAATTGAGGCACACCCTTGAGCTGCTCTGTATAAATTGCGGCTGGGTTATGGGCCACATTGGCGTTTCCCTCAGGGTCATTAGGAATATTCGTATATATTGGTTCCCGTTGTATTTCATAGTAATGAGGAGGCGGTTGTTGGATGGTTTAATGGGAACATATAAGTCTCTGCACCCAATCCAATCACTGATCTTATAGCACGGGACGCT includes:
- the LOC108082475 gene encoding uncharacterized protein isoform X21 is translated as MDLADQIDDYICSFEGIGDLTMDSLAIFIFLWAVLALFSVWLIKLLYHKYLNKANKSPSAANSRQSSVAPGSGSVSGSPSGKTEKRLSEPRDLVATKSKVEDLSKPLTGGVSSGGRGRSSASPLNSAGPLGAAGAAGPRRRVVRQSSTGPENRKKRYVPPPSNVVGPETSSVTWTSQVFRWLYSDLVIVNELLMSWVIAINDTLRKSVEEHGVAVEVVRVLPDSPAPGLNNIFCNCDENNPADMLITFDCDAMPVLQVKTFRQKAGKVETSHYKVTVSRFRARMAIPMNYNTLKGEMRVEGYPDVRIAMNSVGAIKAMDQDEQQLQTVISDILTTALRDTIYPVDFSIYSTCPRAEVEPLDLPVIYPVHYDSLAHNMEHHLSGVGLRDSQHMVSGRRLLVKIVKGEGLRDAHDPYVVIEMDEPAQKNQTGTQRGTKPYWDEHFLFELSPQSAEILFEVYDHPVIASDPPKFLGLGLVGIDELAVGPASTQLLQLQPRPYETQPVSGAITVDFVFIEGAEIPAGVRPQRLKEALRLSTPAINEHIRNGADLADAAVRALQDGALSSTGSGGQPSKSTLIIHSVQRNSTGPNAFKYGQPNAASSPNGSGYGHNNYSLNGNGNSGGAGGGYNSLPRNGAALHQQMGHHNAGLILDGQDVVDADRGRSKKRPRMGIGHSITDHSRRSSISESSAISGFSSASNKTYVHEASTLVLETVENGIKRHFIVPLAIAQRPRWRRKGTKLHIYNDHTFIAKHLSGSGLQCSICMKSIPRRPGKQGYECRDCQLICHKQCHIRAPQACPNPTVLSMELTSFPVLTERDLNLVN
- the LOC108082475 gene encoding uncharacterized protein isoform X20, which gives rise to MDLADQIDDYICSFEGIGDLTMDSLAIFIFLWAVLALFSVWLIKLLYHKYLNKANKSPSAANSRQSSVAPGSGSVSGSPSGKTEKRLSEPRDLVATKSKVEDLSKPLTGGVSSGGRGRSSASPLNSAGPLGAAGAAGPRRRVVRQSSTGPENRKKRYVPPPSNVVGPETSSVTWTSQVFRWLYSDLVIVNELLMSWVIAINDTLRKSVEEHGVAVEVVRVLPDSPAPGLNNIFCNCDENNPADMLITFDCDAMPVLQVKTFRQKAGKVETSHYKVTVSRFRARMAIPMNYNTLKGEMRVEGYPDVRIAMNSVGAIKAMDQDEQQLQTVISDILTTALRDTIYPVDFSIYSTCPRAEVEPLDLPVIYPVHYDSLAHNMEHHLSGVGLRDSQHMVSGRRLLVKIVKGEGLRDAHDPYVVIEMDEPAQKNQTGTQRGTKPYWDEHFLFELSPQSAEILFEVYDHPVIASDPPKFLGLGLVGIDELAVGPASTQLLQLQPRPYETQPVSGAITVDFVFIEGAEIPAGVRPQRLKEALRLSTPAINEHIRNGADLADAAVRALQDGALSSTGSGGQPSKSTLIIHSVQRVEVNKEGQIEVVQSPTELDQTVAQAFERAANEAQAELELEKAKLELEPGQGDILNDSGNGTVNEDSVAEYGQPNAASSPNGSGYGHNNYSLNGNGNSGGAGGGYNSLPRNGAALHQQMGHHNAGLILDGQDVVDADRGRSKKQSSAISGFSSASNKTYVHEASTLVLETVENGIKRHFIVPLAIAQRPRWRRKGTKLHIYNDHTFIAKHLSGSGLQCSICMKSIPRRPGKQGYECRDCQLICHKQCHIRAPQACPNPTVLSMELTKLSSAAADRSIRKL
- the LOC108082475 gene encoding uncharacterized protein isoform X10 — translated: MDLADQIDDYICSFEGIGDLTMDSLAIFIFLWAVLALFSVWLIKLLYHKYLNKANKSPSAANSRQSSVAPGSGSVSGSPSGKTEKRLSEPRDLVATKSKVEDLSKPLTGGVSSGGRGRSSASPLNSAGPLGAAGAAGPRRRVVRQSSTGPENRKKRYVPPPSNVVGPETSSVTWTSQVFRWLYSDLVIVNELLMSWVIAINDTLRKSVEEHGVAVEVVRVLPDSPAPGLNNIFCNCDENNPADMLITFDCDAMPVLQVKTFRQKAGKVETSHYKVTVSRFRARMAIPMNYNTLKGEMRVEGYPDVRIAMNSVGAIKAMDQDEQQLQTVISDILTTALRDTIYPVDFSIYSTCPRAEVEPLDLPHNMEHHLSGVGLRDSQHMVSGRRLLVKIVKGEGLRDAHDPYVVIEMDEPAQKNQTGTQRGTKPYWDEHFLFELSPQSAEILFEVYDHPVIASDPPKFLGLGLVGIDELAVGPASTQLLQLQPRPYETQPVSGAITVDFVFIEGAEIPAGVRPQRLKEALRLSTPAINEHIRNGADLADAAVRALQDGALSSTGSGGQPSKSTLIIHSVQRNSTGPNAFKVEVNKEGQIEVVQSPTELDQTVAQAFERAANEAQAELELEKAKLELEPGQGDILNDSGNGTVNEDSVAEYGQPNAASSPNGSGYGHNNYSLNGNGNSGGAGGGYNSLPRNGAALHQQMGHHNAGLILDGQDVVDADRGRSKKRNFFGTLKKRLSRSKTRTLSADQPNNNKNSSHKSLSATNSNTATTATGYPRNATGTLNGDSSRSLSVDRATTLSKSNSLESSAISGFSSASNKTYVHEASTLVLETVENGIKRHFIVPLAIAQRPRWRRKGTKLHIYNDHTFIAKHLSGSGLQCSICMKSIPRRPGKQGYECRDCQLICHKQCHIRAPQACPNPTVLSMELTKLSSAAADRSIRKL
- the LOC108082475 gene encoding uncharacterized protein isoform X5 translates to MDLADQIDDYICSFEGIGDLTMDSLAIFIFLWAVLALFSVWLIKLLYHKYLNKANKSPSAANSRQSSVAPGSGSVSGSPSGKTEKRLSEPRDLVATKSKVEDLSKPLTGGVSSGGRGRSSASPLNSAGPLGAAGAAGPRRRVVRQSSTGPENRKKRYVPPPSNVVGPETSSVTWTSQVFRWLYSDLVIVNELLMSWVIAINDTLRKSVEEHGVAVEVVRVLPDSPAPGLNNIFCNCDENNPADMLITFDCDAMPVLQVKTFRQKAGKVETSHYKVTVSRFRARMAIPMNYNTLKGEMRVEGYPDVRIAMNSVGAIKAMDQDEQQLQTVISDILTTALRDTIYPVDFSIYSTCPRAEVEPLDLPHNMEHHLSGVGLRDSQHMVSGRRLLVKIVKGEGLRDAHDPYVVIEMDEPAQKNQTGTQRGTKPYWDEHFLFELSPQSAEILFEVYDHPVIASDPPKFLGLGLVGIDELAVGPASTQLLQLQPRPYETQPVSGAITVDFVFIEGAEIPAGVRPQRLKEALRLSTPAINEHIRNGADLADAAVRALQDGALSSTGSGGQPSKSTLIIHSVQRNSTGPNAFKVEVNKEGQIEVVQSPTELDQTVAQAFERAANEAQAELELEKAKLELEPGQGDILNDSGNGTVNEDSVAEYGQPNAASSPNGSGYGHNNYSLNGNGNSGGAGGGYNSLPRNGAALHQQMGHHNAGLILDGQDVVDADRGRSKKRNFFGTLKKRLSRSKTRTLSADQPNNNKNSSHKSLSATNSNTATTATGYPRNATGTLNGDSSRSLSVDRATTLSKSNSLGPRMGIGHSITDHSRRSSISESSAISGFSSASNKTYVHEASTLVLETVENGIKRHFIVPLAIAQRPRWRRKGTKLHIYNDHTFIAKHLSGSGLQCSICMKSIPRRPGKQGYECRDCQLICHKQCHIRAPQACPNPTVLSMELTKLSSAAADRSIRKL